The Clostridia bacterium genomic sequence CTTATCTTTTATTTCGACGGCAAAAAACTCCGCGAGCAGGAAAATTATAATGCAAACGCATTGCAGTCGCCGTATCTTTCTACCGCAGTCTTAAACTGGGCAGGCGCTATTACCGATGCGGCAGACGGCACGGCACAAATTATAGATTATGTTCGTATCTGGCAGTATCCCGAATATGCGACAGACACAACCATGACAAAAATCGGCAAACCCGTTGTGGGTGCAGAGCCGAGCGCCTCGGGAACCGCCCCCGCCACCGTTGCAGGGGTAACGGTAAAAGAAATCAAGGTTAAAGACCAGCCGACAGATAACCAAACCTATGATGGCGAAATAATCATAACACCTGAACTTACAGGCACTTGGAACGAATCTTGGGCAATTAAAAACTGTGATGGAAAATCACATAAATGGACAAACGAAGCAGGTGCCAAATCGGTTTATCCGTTGGCAGATGTTTTAAAAGGCAAATACAAAGTTTATATGTGGCGTACGCCGCATTTAAACAATATCAAGCAAATGGATATGCTCATAAACCAAAACGGTGAAGATAAGTATTTAGGCTCTATGGCACTTATTCTCGGCGCGGACGAAAAAGCGGATGCAGGCTGGGTTTTGCTTGGCGAATGTGAGCTTACGGGCGACAAAAATGCGTCTGTGAACTACACTTGCAACGGCACAAACTGTCGTGCAACCGCGATTAAACTTGTTCCGGTTCATTAATATTTGAAATAAACAAAGCCAAATCCGTTAAGGATTTGGCTTTGTTGCTTAGGTTTTATTGCGATACTTAAGGGGTGAACAATTCATGTGCTTTTTAAACAATGCCGAAAAATGGTTGGCATTGGTAAAACCGCATCTTTCGGCAATTTCTCCAACCGAAAGGCGGGTAGAACCCAAAAGTCCTGCCGCCTGATGCAGCCGAAAGTCTGTGATATAGCTGTGCAACGGCATGCCGGTGGTTTCTTTGACTACCGCACTTAGGTAGTTGGGGTGGTAATTTAAAGCTTCCGCGATGCTTTTGTTGTTAATCTGTTCCTTAAAATGGGCGCGGATATAGCTTAAAACGTGCATAAATGCCGTCTCGTCGGGGGACGTGTTTTTGTGTAAGCGCAGGAGCTTGCATAAAATCAGTTGCAGGTACCCGGAGCACAGCTGTTCACTTAAGGGCACGCGTGCTTCTTTTTCCAAAAGCAGTGCATCCAAGTCGGGCTTTACGGTTGTGGCATCCCTTACGGCAAACGGCTTTAAAAAGGCAGCTTCTTCCGTTTTCAAGTGGGTAGGAAGCAGGCTTTTTTCATCGAAAAGCATGGGAGAAACGGGTGTAATAGGGCGGTTGAATTGCAAAAATTCCTGCGTAAAATCAAAGTTTACGGTGTAAAAGTTAAGAGGTGACCGGGGGTCGGAAAAAATGCGGTAGATGCATCCCGGCGGATAATACAGCAAAGTGCCGGCAGTAAGAGGGATTTCGGCGTCGCTTGTGTCAAAGCTTCCCTTGCCCGACAAAATATACAGCAAACGGCAGTCGGGCGTTTGCACCGTGTCATAAATAAAATAATTGCTTTTTGTGGCATACCGCACATAGGGCTGTATAAATTCCAAGAAAAATCCCTCCATAAAAATCTTTATTTCAGAAAGAAATTTGTTTAATTTATATCTTGATTATACCACAAAAAATGATATAATCAAGTAAAAAAATAAAAAGGAAGAAGAAAGTTATGCGTAACGTCATTCCTATGTTTGCCTTAACGGGCAAGCCTACAAAAGAGCAAATTGAAACCGAAATTGCAGAATTCAAAAAGGTCGGCATCGGTGCAGTGATGATTTATCCCCGCTCGGGTTGCTTAGTGCCTTATATGTCGGAAGAGTGGTTCGAGCTGATTGAAAACGCCATCACGGTTTGCGAGGCGGCAGACATAAAAATCTGGCTGTATGACGAATTCAACTGGCCGTCGGGCGGTTGCGGCGGTAAGGTTATGGCAGAAAGTGCTGAAAATTGGGCGAAAAAAATCATTTTGACAGATGACGGTTTGCAGATTGTAGCAGACAAACGGTTTCCCGATTTGCTTTCCGAACACGCGGTAAATACTTTTATACAGCTTACCCATGACAAATATTACGAACGGTTTGCAGACAAGTTCGGCAAGGTGATTGTGGGTATGTTCACCGATGAACCGTGTTTTTGCTATCAGGTGGAACGAACCGAAGAAATTGTGTATTATACGGGATTGGAGGCAGACTATAACGCCAAAACAGGCAGAGACTTTTTTGAAGATGTGACTGCCTATTACCAGAAACATCCCTTTGAAGGATTTATGCATACACTATTTGACCTTTTTGCGCAT encodes the following:
- a CDS encoding helix-turn-helix domain-containing protein, translated to MEFIQPYVRYATKSNYFIYDTVQTPDCRLLYILSGKGSFDTSDAEIPLTAGTLLYYPPGCIYRIFSDPRSPLNFYTVNFDFTQEFLQFNRPITPVSPMLFDEKSLLPTHLKTEEAAFLKPFAVRDATTVKPDLDALLLEKEARVPLSEQLCSGYLQLILCKLLRLHKNTSPDETAFMHVLSYIRAHFKEQINNKSIAEALNYHPNYLSAVVKETTGMPLHSYITDFRLHQAAGLLGSTRLSVGEIAERCGFTNANHFSALFKKHMNCSPLKYRNKT